In Citrus sinensis cultivar Valencia sweet orange chromosome 3, DVS_A1.0, whole genome shotgun sequence, the sequence aaTTGATATGTTGTTCATTTAATGCACAGTGGTGAAGGCCTATCAATACACATCTCTAACAAGTGTCATGCTACTCGACTGTTGGACAATTCCGTGTGTGATGTTTCTTACCTGGATATtcctaaaaacaaaatatagatACAAAAAGATAACCGGTGTGGTTGTTTGTGTAGCTGGGCTTGTAACGGTTATATTTTCAGATGTTCATGCTGGCGACCGAGGGAGTAAGTAATACTTTCATTCATTCAGTTGATAATAAAGTGAGTACGTAGTGCTGTTCTTTCATTCAGTTGATATTAACTTTGCCCTACCAATTTATTTCTGATTTTCTTTCTGCTCAATCAATTTTGTCTATGTTAGCCAAGTCATTCTGATAGCAAATACTTGTATCTTACCATTCAAACACTAAGTATAtgtaaaacaaacaaattttcatattaGCAAATGCAGTTGTGCCTGCTCTTCATGGGttgacaattttaattttcacttctaaattgttgttttttatGGTAAAGCTTgtcatttcatattattatgTGAGAAAATCTGCAAATTATGTAGTTCTTGAATGTCATGGACAATATTTGAATTGTAGGCGGGAGCAACCCTCGTAAAGGAGATGCACTTGTTATAGCTGGGGCAACATTATATGCCGTCAGTAATGTCAGTGAGGTAAGAACAATTTTTGCTTTCTATTGATTTTGTTGCACAGAAGgtttcatcttcatcatcatagatgattgttaatattttgtaatgttgCTGTCAGTTCTAAGTGCCAGATTCTTTAGTCTACACTTCTcactctttatttatttatttttaattttaagttccCATCAAATCTTagtcttctctctcttctttggtcctttttaatgttttgttcCTCTCTCCTTCATACTGTGGATCCTTCTTTCTTCCCTTTTGTTCTCTCTTCCTTACTTCCATTTTGAAGCCACTCTCCTTGGATTTGATTCTGGTACCCTGTGTTGATGTATTATGATCTGTTAGCGGCACCACATTCATTTGATGCGTCTTTACCATGGGTCTAAGATTCTCAGTAAAAGATCAATTCTGATTCTTACATATATTGGTCCATGGTTTTGAGTTAATGTTCTATCACAAGCTTGATTTGAGAAGCACAATGCCCACGGTAATTGCTCTTACATCGACAGCTATTTTGTTCTAAGTATTGCTTTTATAAAGACAGCTTATAGTTTGCTTCTCCTCGTATGTAAGTAAGAACTCTCTCCCTCTCTATAACTTTGCCCAAATTTTCCTGTATGAAGATTTAGGATTGAAAATGGTTCTTCAGACGTTTTACGTCAGACATATCccccctttttcttttataggcTTGGAGAATAACCTTTTATGGTGGTTGATAATAGAAAAGAATAGCATTTTAGGAGTTAACTATATTATGGTTCTATGCCACCTTGGAgttatcttaaattttgacCTTCAACCCTTTGTGTCTCTGTTGTGCAGGAATTTCTTGTGAAGAAGGCTGATAGAATTGAACTCATGGCCTTTTTGGGCCTCTTTGGTGGCATAATTAGTGCTGTCCAAATGTATCCTTGATTTTAAAACAATGCATgaattcattaatttgttcTTGTTGTTTCAGAGGAGTGTTCTGCTTAAGTTTACTCGTGTTCTTTTCAATTGGTCATTTTGGTAGAAACTTATGGGATATTTGAAACTTCCATTTTACTGCTTTAATAATGTTTCAGTTAATTGTGTCTTTGAAGTTTATGATTTTCTAATACAAAGAACTTCTGCCATCCAAAAACATAGTTAATTATAGTTTCTTCAAATGCcattacattatcaatttgtACCCCTTAATGATGCCTATAGAAGCATACTTGAGCGCAAGGAGCTACAATCGATTCATTGGTCAGCGGGGGCTGTGagtttctctctttctcctcTCAGCCAGTCGCTTGAtccataatataatttcttaaattatttattaagttgAGTAATCAGACCAAAATAAGTTGAAATTTATCTATAAACAAAACTGTCTGCAGCATAACGAATGAGTCAGTTAAAACTTTGAAACTAAGTTTTTGATGGCTTGAATGAAAAGGAAGCAaacttttgtattttattttctgggTCTGAAATGGTAGAACAGCTTTTggctgtattttttttttggagtacATATAAAAGTTTCgcattatttcttttattagaGTTTTTCTGTATTAAGAGTTCAATATCACattgtttgcttattttttgtttcaggCCCTTCCATTTTTTGGATATGCTTTGGCTATGTTTCTGTTTTACTCGTTTGTCCCTATCTTGCTTAAGGTATGGctttaaattttgtatcttTGATAATGTGATGTTAGTACCAAAATTTGGATTCTGTGCTATAGcaatacaaaattcataaccGGTGCATGTAATGCTTGTTTTCAAAAATCTAGATTCATACTTTCTACTTGCAGTGCATTACCGTCTAATACCATCTAAATTTTGGCTCTGTTTCAGACTAATGGTGCAACAATGCTAAATCTATCTTTGCTGACCTCGGACATGTGGGCTGTTCTCATTCGTATTGGTGCCTACCATGAGAAGGTTTGTAAAATGTAAACTGCTAGGCAGCGAGGAAGGAGGCATTGGAAAGACTAGACCATACATACATACTAAAGTAAAGAGGCATTCGGGAAGCGACTAGTCGCTTCCGGCGAAGCTTCTAGAAGGCTGACTGGATGACCTATTGTTATCATcaatttatgttatgaaaattttgattatgttTGGTTTCTAAATTTCTTGCAAGGTGGAATTTCCATTCTGATGCCAATTATTCTCTGCAGGTTGATTGGTTGTACTTCATTGCCTTTGCTGCTGTTGCTGTGGggcttattatttattctggGTTCGTAATATTGctaaaccttttttttcttccggCTTTACAAATATTCAACTTAAATATTGATTACTGTAGTTTTACTTCACacattaagaaagaaaatattagtaaCATAAACTAGTCATGCTTTGTATTTAGTTTGCATGGCCTCAATGCTGGGCTCTGTCATTAGGCTGGCAATCGGttagataaacaaaaaatagggCCTGGTGAGCCCACCAACAAGCTTGAGCTCCAGTACACCTGCCTTAAATGAATTACTGCCTTTTATTGTGAAGATGACATATTGTGTGATTTATCGTTGTCTTttaaatttcacttttttatttcaatatttaagaaaaatgctGAAGTAGCGTAATCCATATATTTTCTTGTGAAGTGATTCGTCTAATGGTGTGTTTTCTGGGTCCATTTTTCAGTTATGGAAGTTCTATACTACTAACTGTACCCTGTTGAGAATTCTGTTGTCGTGTAAGCAGCCATCTAGTTTTGTAACCAAAGCACATGGCTGACTCAATATGAAGCTAACGTAATTCTGTTTTGTGCATACATTAGGGAAAGTATCATTTGCTTTTGATATtgagttttctttattttctttctgcaGGGGTGACAAAGATGATGATCAACCCTGTGCTGAGATTGTTGATGAAGAGGCTTTGGGAAACAAGGATTTTGAAGATGAGGCCAGCTGCAGCCAAAGGACTGCAGGTGGGAGCTCAAAGACGAGAGACGCTAGCAAGCATAAGTCTGCAGCATCTGGCATTGGCGAGAATCTACTCTTGGAGAACAAGAACGAGGGATATGATGATGCACTGGGGAAGAAATCGTGATTTCAAGAGTATGATTTGCAAGGTAATAAAGTGGAGGAGTTTAGAGTCGATAATATTAGAAAGCTTGTTTCTATCAAAGGGATAGCACTATTATTGAGATTCCATTTGGGATCATGAAATGAACATTGGTTGAATAATAACCACTACCATTTTGGCCTATGACAGAAATTGTTATTAATGCAAAGCCAAAATCATGATTTTTGTTGCCAATGCTTAGAGAGTCGAAGATAATCCCAGTactatttatatatgataCAGACATCTGttgaatatataattttgaaaaataacatTCGACTGTACATACAACTCTTCATTATTAAACATAATCCATTCTGTTGGATTAACATTGCAGTAACTCATGGGTTTGATCCCAATTATTCTGAAAATCATTTTCCTTCATagttatgattaaaataaaatcaacaaacTAAAAACAGTCCAACTCTTTAAGTACATCTCGCTGAGATCGAAGCTTCTTACGCCGAGATCGTGGGAACAACAGTTGCTGGATCTGTTTCTCAGCAGCAACTTCTGATGTAGCCTGCAAATATATTTACACTAGACATCAATGAgggattatttttctctcttttttttttttttttcatgcacCAATGCCATGTCAAAACAGAGACCAGCGTCTGAATAAATTTGTAGTAGTTAAATATTGTTAACTGCTGTGGAGGATGCTTACCCGGATTTTGAAAGGAAAACGATGAGTTCTTACTTCTACCCCAGAAAATACTCTGACATCCATGCCAAGACTATCAACCCCGATCAAATTCGCTTCCTGTACAGGCAAATTAATTGATCAGAGATTCATATTTCAGCTCAAATATATTGTGAAAAGTTAAACATGTACCTCGAATTCAtaagaataatatatatctctaaagctaaaaagaaataaaaatgaaatgaaactAGACATctgttattaaataaaaaaaagaaatttatttattctcacATTTCCAATTCTAACCTCCCTTTTTTCACAGATATTGAAATATGTCCTGTGTAATAAGATGAGATGCATTAATATCATCATTAGCAACCAGCAAAAATATCCCTCATTCATTTTTCCCCAATTTCTTCTTTCCATGTTCTTCTCCCACCAGAACCCAAATGCAAAAAGATTGAGGCTTATCTCCCTAAAGGAAACCTTAAACAGTTAATAAGCCAACTGGCCACTGACAAACCGAATCGATTGCCTACGGAATAGACTTTCACCTTCAAGGAACTGACTCCTATGATAAAGGTCGAGatcatattcattttaaaaccagaaataaaacaaaaagtttcAATAACTTAagtaaattgttaattttgcTTTTCCCCCTATGAAAAGAATAAGGTGTCATTCAAAAAACTtgtcatattataaaatttaattaatgtgaACGGGTAAAGGTTGAAATATAGAGCATCTGGCCAACCCTAGATCAATACCATATTAGATTACCTTTAACCTACAAGCTGACGCTTCTTGCTAATGACCTTAGAGTAGAATTTAAGCTCTAAAATTGTTCTGAAGCACCGCAACATTCTAGTTCTGCTTGCTTATTAAGCAACAATAATGGACTCCTGTACATACATGTAAAACCAAAACTAAATTCAAGAATGGCATAAGAAACTGTTAAACAGAAAGTTTACCCACAAGGGTAAATGGCCAACACAATATAGAAGATAAAGTAGACAGAAACACTTGTAATTACGATGAGAAACAAAAACACTGaggttgaaatttatttaccTCAACATTAAGGCCTTTCTTTTTGCAAAGCGCTTTAAGAGCAACGTTGCACCTAATGCCCTTTAGGCTGAAGTGTTCTATAATTGCTGAAGTAGAGTGTACCAGGATATCAGGCTCAGCATCTTGAAAATCTTGCAAACTAACAGGGGACTGCACATATTCGAAGGATACAGAATTTCAATCTAAGAGGGCTGAATCTCGTACATTGCACTGTTATCGAAAGAAATGAACTCATACTTATGTCATATACATGCATATATGTCGTGATTGGAGGAGAGAACATTCTAGAACAATTGCTACTTAATACCTTTTCATTATCTTTATCTGAATTCCAGTTCACAGTAAGATCTAATTATCCAATCTTCCTCATATCAGGTTTGTCAGCTTGTATGAGTCAATCTTACACATATGAATATTGAGAGTTTAATGTACATACCCGAATTCCATACACAGAGAAAAGCTCTATTCTCATAATCTCCAATCTATAAAGAGTTGAGCCAGTGTTGCTTCTGCCATTTTTCGAACTAAAATTCGGGGTTTCACCATCTAAACATGACAGCAAATGAGTCAGAaagatatttcaaaataagcATATAGTCAACTTTTCAAGAACTAGTGAAAAATGGCGGAAAAATAGTATTCAAAAGAATTCTAGaatatttttcctcttttccAAGAGAAATGCATATACTTATAGATAAAGGAAGGAAAAATTTTAAGGGCAGCGCAGAGTATGATAAATAACAGCTCCTTGACATCCTTCAACTACATGTGAAGAATTTGAAGTTTTTGTGGATGCCATTACTTCTGAATTCAATCATACACAAACAGGCCATATTATTAATaggaaaaacttttaaaaggGGACCACATACTCCAGAATGTCAGGAATCAAGCGGACTTGAACCCGCCACATCATGGCCTCTGTGCTAAGAGTTAATAGAAAACTGCAGAGTATTGTTTGGCAGTGGCATTTGAGGCAATTCCTTAAAGATTATGAGTAGAAAGATATCCTAGAAAATCTGCTGGa encodes:
- the LOC102621974 gene encoding uncharacterized protein LOC102621974, producing MLSFKEFWTKKTLLGLGLGQFLSLLITSTGFSSSELARKGINAPTSQSFFNYVLLAIVYGSLMLYRRQPLKAKWYYYLILGLIDVEGNFLVVKAYQYTSLTSVMLLDCWTIPCVMFLTWIFLKTKYRYKKITGVVVCVAGLVTVIFSDVHAGDRGSGSNPRKGDALVIAGATLYAVSNVSEEFLVKKADRIELMAFLGLFGGIISAVQISILERKELQSIHWSAGAALPFFGYALAMFLFYSFVPILLKTNGATMLNLSLLTSDMWAVLIRIGAYHEKVDWLYFIAFAAVAVGLIIYSGGDKDDDQPCAEIVDEEALGNKDFEDEASCSQRTAGGSSKTRDASKHKSAASGIGENLLLENKNEGYDDALGKKS